A DNA window from Candidatus Protochlamydia naegleriophila contains the following coding sequences:
- a CDS encoding ParB/RepB/Spo0J family partition protein, whose product MQKEFPVESAQDDLREVFLTQIRINPYQPRRDFKPEELQELADSIKAVGIIHPPLVRPLADDDCYELIAGERRFRASQLAGLQTIPVFVRHTSYALSAQAALIENIQRVDLNPLEIAKALKQLMQDFNFNQDRLAQQIGKKRSTVANYLRLLALPYSIQTSILQGTISMGHAKAILALESEDKQQLLHDLILRDDLNVREAEQAATRIGEKAKKQQLSYVARDFYLEQLAEKIQHKLGTKVMIQGKGKRGRISIDYYNLDDLDRLLHLFGVKEEI is encoded by the coding sequence ATGCAAAAAGAATTTCCAGTAGAATCGGCGCAAGACGACTTGCGCGAAGTTTTCTTGACTCAGATTAGAATCAATCCCTATCAGCCAAGGCGCGATTTTAAGCCGGAAGAGTTACAGGAACTTGCCGATTCGATTAAGGCAGTGGGCATTATCCACCCCCCTCTTGTACGTCCCTTAGCCGATGACGATTGCTACGAACTCATTGCCGGGGAAAGGCGCTTTCGAGCCTCTCAATTGGCTGGACTGCAGACCATTCCAGTCTTCGTGCGTCATACATCTTATGCTCTCTCGGCCCAAGCGGCTTTGATTGAAAATATCCAGCGGGTCGATCTCAATCCGTTGGAAATCGCCAAAGCTCTTAAGCAGCTCATGCAAGATTTTAATTTTAATCAAGACCGCTTGGCTCAGCAAATCGGAAAAAAACGTTCAACCGTTGCCAACTATTTGCGCTTACTCGCTTTGCCCTACTCGATTCAAACGAGCATTTTGCAAGGAACGATTTCGATGGGCCATGCTAAGGCCATTTTAGCCTTGGAGTCAGAAGATAAGCAGCAACTGCTGCATGATTTGATTCTACGCGATGATCTCAATGTGCGCGAAGCCGAGCAAGCTGCAACGCGTATCGGGGAAAAAGCAAAAAAGCAGCAACTGAGCTATGTGGCGCGCGATTTTTATCTGGAGCAATTGGCTGAAAAGATTCAACACAAGCTTGGAACGAAGGTCATGATTCAGGGTAAAGGCAAGCGCGGCCGCATTAGCATCGACTACTACAATTTGGATGATCTCGATCGCTTACTCCATCTTTTTGGAGTCAAGGAAGAGATCTAA